A single genomic interval of Flavihumibacter rivuli harbors:
- a CDS encoding inorganic diphosphatase produces MLTVSHPWHGISFGEQAPRIVNAVIEIPQGSRAKYEIDKASGILKLDRIIYSSFYYPCNYGFIPQTYGDDKDPLDILVITSQPVQALCLMEAKVIGVMRMIDSGDADDKIIAVAANDPSVNYYNNIEELPKHFFDELRHFFEEYKKLENKTVVVEEFQDKATALKIIQDAMDFYTETFKKK; encoded by the coding sequence ATGCTAACAGTATCACATCCCTGGCATGGCATTTCCTTTGGCGAGCAGGCACCCAGGATTGTAAATGCAGTGATTGAGATCCCACAGGGATCACGTGCAAAGTACGAGATCGATAAAGCTAGCGGTATCCTGAAACTGGACCGTATCATCTATTCTTCGTTCTATTATCCATGTAACTATGGATTCATTCCCCAAACCTACGGCGATGACAAGGACCCCCTGGATATCCTGGTGATCACTTCCCAGCCCGTTCAGGCGCTTTGCCTGATGGAAGCAAAGGTTATCGGGGTGATGCGCATGATCGACAGTGGTGATGCCGATGACAAGATCATTGCCGTTGCCGCCAATGACCCATCGGTGAATTATTATAACAATATCGAAGAACTGCCCAAGCACTTCTTCGACGAACTCCGCCACTTCTTTGAGGAGTATAAGAAACTTGAAAATAAGACCGTCGTAGTAGAAGAATTCCAGGATAAGGCCACAGCGCTTAAGATCATCCAGGATGCGATGGACTTTTATACAGAGACCTTCAAGAAAAAATGA
- a CDS encoding DoxX family protein: MGITQTTRPFNGSKFPVWVVVFRGALGLCLLTKGILFISNTAQIDVMLQSSRLGTSISWLPLFIAWTHLIGGTLITIGMFTRIAAAVQVPILLGAVILVNSYGINQGKAFELTLSIVVLILLVYFAWEGGGPISVDEYRKNHLI, encoded by the coding sequence ATGGGAATCACACAAACAACCAGACCATTCAATGGAAGTAAATTTCCAGTATGGGTGGTAGTGTTTCGCGGAGCACTTGGACTCTGTCTTTTAACCAAAGGCATCCTCTTCATTAGTAATACGGCACAAATAGATGTTATGTTGCAATCCAGCAGACTAGGCACCAGTATTTCCTGGCTCCCCCTGTTCATTGCCTGGACCCATCTGATCGGCGGCACCCTTATCACCATTGGAATGTTTACCAGGATAGCGGCTGCAGTGCAGGTGCCTATTCTACTGGGAGCCGTAATTTTGGTGAACAGCTATGGCATCAACCAGGGTAAAGCATTTGAACTGACCCTTTCCATTGTAGTACTTATCCTCTTGGTCTATTTTGCGTGGGAAGGAGGTGGCCCTATTTCTGTGGATGAATATCGAAAAAATCACCTGATCTGA
- a CDS encoding DUF4268 domain-containing protein yields the protein MYSREEASRLRQEFFTALGEYMSPILSADNEKVNWLNYKTGEKHLFFRMSTSNRDASIGILLTHPDPEIQAFYFDTFLSLKSVFEGEIAKDWLWQLHTIDENGKIVSRIYTKIEGVSVLRREDWPALISFFKPRLIALDSFWTLVKYQFEALR from the coding sequence ATGTATTCAAGGGAAGAAGCCTCACGCCTCCGCCAGGAGTTTTTTACCGCTTTAGGCGAGTATATGTCGCCGATTCTCTCAGCCGATAATGAAAAGGTTAACTGGCTGAACTACAAAACAGGGGAGAAGCACCTTTTTTTCCGGATGTCCACCAGCAACCGAGATGCTTCCATTGGCATATTGCTTACCCATCCTGACCCGGAGATCCAGGCCTTTTATTTTGACACTTTTCTGTCTTTAAAGTCGGTTTTCGAGGGTGAAATCGCGAAGGATTGGCTATGGCAATTGCATACGATCGATGAAAATGGAAAGATTGTCAGCAGGATCTATACCAAAATAGAAGGGGTAAGTGTATTGCGCCGGGAGGATTGGCCTGCGTTGATCAGTTTTTTCAAGCCAAGGCTTATTGCATTGGACAGTTTCTGGACCCTGGTGAAATACCAGTTTGAAGCATTGAGGTAA
- a CDS encoding sulfite exporter TauE/SafE family protein, with the protein MTRRKHMDASTIAILLTIGLLAGMLSGMIGVGGGIVIVPALVFFLGFSQHEAQGSSLGLLMFPVGILAVMNYYKAGHIDFKVVGIMCIAFIAGGWLGSKLSLSLPADTIKKFFAVILFYTAFKMLGWDNAIINWIRTVFK; encoded by the coding sequence ATGACCCGGCGTAAGCATATGGATGCCTCCACCATTGCCATCTTGTTGACGATAGGCCTGCTAGCAGGCATGCTCAGCGGCATGATCGGCGTCGGTGGGGGCATTGTTATTGTGCCTGCACTAGTTTTCTTCCTCGGTTTTAGCCAGCATGAAGCACAGGGGAGTTCACTTGGACTGCTGATGTTCCCCGTCGGGATATTAGCGGTAATGAACTATTACAAGGCCGGCCATATTGATTTCAAGGTTGTAGGCATAATGTGCATCGCCTTTATTGCCGGGGGCTGGCTGGGCAGCAAACTTTCCCTAAGCTTGCCAGCCGATACGATCAAGAAGTTTTTCGCCGTTATCCTTTTCTATACCGCCTTCAAGATGCTGGGTTGGGATAATGCTATCATCAATTGGATCAGGACAGTGTTCAAATGA
- a CDS encoding RNA polymerase sigma factor, protein MNPDRYNHISEPELLDRYYSDGNKEWLGILLQRYTLLLLGVCMKYLKQEDAARDAVQQVFLKAITELEKYKVDYFKSWLYMIAKNYCLMQLRDKGKRPVEWSDGLAATVEANDELQAIKDKDQLLEWMHQGLQELNSDQQQCVILFYLEKKSYQQISEQTGFNLLQVKSHIQNGKRNLKLMLMRKMKNQVKQP, encoded by the coding sequence GTGAATCCCGATAGATATAACCATATCAGCGAACCAGAATTATTGGACAGGTATTATTCCGATGGTAATAAGGAATGGCTGGGTATCCTTCTCCAGCGGTATACTTTACTACTGCTTGGTGTATGCATGAAATACCTGAAGCAGGAAGATGCTGCCAGGGATGCCGTTCAACAGGTCTTCCTGAAAGCTATAACCGAACTGGAAAAATACAAGGTCGATTATTTCAAGTCCTGGTTGTACATGATCGCCAAGAATTACTGCCTCATGCAGTTGAGGGATAAAGGCAAAAGACCGGTAGAATGGTCGGATGGACTTGCCGCCACTGTTGAGGCTAATGATGAGTTGCAGGCCATCAAAGACAAGGACCAGCTGCTGGAATGGATGCACCAGGGCCTCCAGGAATTGAATTCCGACCAACAACAGTGTGTGATTTTATTCTACCTGGAGAAGAAGAGTTACCAGCAGATATCGGAGCAAACCGGCTTCAATCTACTTCAGGTAAAGAGCCATATCCAGAACGGGAAGCGCAACCTAAAGCTGATGCTCATGCGAAAAATGAAGAACCAAGTCAAGCAGCCATGA
- a CDS encoding PhoH family protein — MTEKIINLETVNPIEFFGVNNGKLDILKKKFPLLKILSRGTQIKLSGAPEQVDTAKEKIELIVQYLERNGHMSENYFEQILGGDDSETIDNFVDRNPNDILVFGPNGKTVRARTANQKKMVGHADKNDILFAIGPAGTGKTYTAVALAVRALKNKAVKKIILTRPAVEAGESLGFLPGDLKEKIDPYLRPLYDALDDMIPADKLGYYMSNRTIEIAPLAYMRGRTLDNAFIILDEAQNATDLQLKMFLTRIGANAKAIITGDLTQVDLPKNQKSGLEKALRILKNIDGISHIALDEEDVVRHRLVKAIIKAYDREKDREQQAP, encoded by the coding sequence TTGACTGAAAAGATCATCAACCTCGAAACCGTTAACCCCATAGAGTTCTTTGGCGTCAATAACGGTAAACTCGACATCCTTAAGAAGAAATTCCCCCTTTTGAAGATTCTCTCGCGCGGCACCCAGATCAAACTGAGCGGAGCTCCCGAACAGGTTGATACTGCCAAGGAAAAGATTGAGCTGATTGTCCAGTACCTGGAAAGGAACGGCCACATGAGTGAGAATTATTTCGAACAGATCCTTGGTGGCGACGATAGTGAAACGATCGACAATTTCGTAGACCGGAACCCCAATGATATCCTTGTATTCGGACCTAATGGAAAGACTGTTCGCGCCCGTACAGCCAACCAGAAAAAAATGGTAGGGCATGCCGACAAGAACGACATCCTCTTTGCCATTGGACCTGCCGGTACCGGTAAAACCTATACGGCTGTAGCATTAGCGGTTAGGGCTTTAAAAAATAAGGCAGTGAAGAAGATCATCCTTACCCGTCCGGCTGTGGAAGCAGGTGAAAGCCTCGGATTCCTGCCCGGCGACCTGAAGGAGAAGATCGACCCTTACCTGCGCCCTTTGTATGATGCGTTGGACGATATGATACCTGCTGACAAGCTGGGCTATTATATGAGCAACCGCACCATTGAAATAGCACCTCTGGCCTATATGCGGGGACGGACACTGGACAATGCCTTCATCATCCTGGATGAAGCCCAGAATGCTACGGACCTGCAATTGAAGATGTTCCTGACACGTATTGGCGCCAATGCGAAAGCGATCATTACTGGCGACCTTACCCAAGTAGATTTGCCGAAAAACCAGAAGAGCGGCCTGGAAAAAGCCCTGAGGATCCTTAAAAACATTGATGGCATCTCCCATATCGCCCTAGATGAGGAAGATGTGGTTCGCCACAGGCTGGTAAAAGCCATCATCAAGGCCTACGATCGGGAAAAGGACAGGGAACAACAGGCCCCGTAG
- a CDS encoding DUF2452 domain-containing protein produces MPPKSGNYRIESINNQRDLLIQINWVSLDNEAYYSQYEFRPDGEVHPFPDKVMADAIKGEIENASTITLSFLKDDQEVLTVRKEILSNGYLKITQKGTKPDGTAFRNIDIYHKQLSVLPYASSVGSVAIRPTEEGMIKHKALQAMEEQTNMQLDQIRQQIELLARQATEIRKRKELSMMIYEAKLNFQPVIGHLYYLYQKKDDSYALSMVSPKEWGGTGPFKQFMAAVKLLADHTWAEVGESFTNVNE; encoded by the coding sequence ATGCCGCCGAAATCCGGCAATTACAGGATCGAATCGATCAACAACCAGCGGGACCTGCTGATCCAGATCAATTGGGTCAGCCTGGATAATGAGGCTTATTATTCCCAATATGAATTCAGGCCCGACGGTGAGGTACATCCTTTCCCAGACAAAGTAATGGCAGATGCCATCAAGGGTGAAATAGAGAACGCTTCAACTATTACCCTATCCTTCCTGAAAGATGACCAGGAAGTACTGACAGTGCGTAAGGAGATCCTTTCCAACGGGTATTTGAAGATCACCCAGAAAGGCACCAAACCCGATGGCACCGCCTTCAGGAATATCGATATCTACCACAAGCAATTGAGCGTGCTTCCCTATGCGTCATCAGTAGGCAGTGTTGCGATCAGGCCAACTGAAGAGGGCATGATCAAGCACAAAGCCTTACAGGCCATGGAAGAACAGACCAATATGCAGTTGGACCAGATCAGGCAGCAGATCGAATTGTTGGCCAGGCAGGCTACAGAGATCAGGAAACGCAAGGAACTCAGCATGATGATCTACGAAGCCAAGCTTAACTTCCAGCCGGTCATAGGCCACCTTTATTACCTCTACCAGAAGAAGGATGATAGTTATGCACTATCGATGGTAAGCCCAAAGGAATGGGGCGGAACAGGCCCTTTCAAACAATTCATGGCAGCGGTCAAATTACTTGCAGACCATACATGGGCAGAGGTGGGAGAATCCTTTACTAACGTCAATGAATAA
- a CDS encoding OmpA family protein, whose translation MKKKNLILFLALGIFGTQGLTAQGILKRLKDRAVQATETSVGNKMSKGIDDTINGNGKSGNEKGKPAASTQAGNSTENQASGSGTTASTSNEVKRSSRFDFIPGNTILFTEDFSQDVVGEFPLKWYTQSMGEIVTLENIPGKWLRMVPDGGYLSPTFQLKANYTIEFDLVATIPDKGYIPANLTFSLIDNGRGLYALSNSEFRPNNMVEFDLAPRRGSSQSRLKTLEKGSQKFLSNVTSIPGYLEKSFRVVHFAINIQKERFRLWVDQEKVYDIPSIIPADAIFNQLRLNMSSTNYTKDQTAFYVSNFKLAAGAPDTRNKLLTEGKFVTSGITFNVNSDQLTDASFAILKEIATVMKENPEVKIRIVGHTDSDGDAAANLELSKKRAIAVKKALEASFSIPTERMETDGKGETLPVGDNSKPEGKANNRRVEFIKL comes from the coding sequence ATGAAAAAAAAGAACCTTATCCTTTTCCTCGCCTTAGGCATATTCGGCACCCAGGGCCTGACTGCCCAGGGAATCCTTAAGCGCCTTAAGGACCGGGCTGTGCAAGCCACCGAGACCAGTGTGGGCAATAAGATGTCGAAAGGCATTGATGATACCATCAATGGCAACGGAAAATCCGGCAATGAAAAGGGAAAACCGGCGGCTTCGACCCAAGCCGGCAATAGTACAGAAAACCAGGCTTCCGGGTCCGGCACTACTGCCTCCACTTCAAATGAAGTTAAAAGGTCCTCCCGTTTTGATTTCATCCCCGGCAATACAATTCTTTTCACAGAAGACTTTTCGCAGGATGTGGTTGGAGAATTCCCATTGAAATGGTACACCCAAAGCATGGGTGAGATCGTTACCCTGGAGAATATCCCTGGCAAATGGTTGCGCATGGTTCCTGATGGCGGCTACCTATCGCCCACCTTCCAGCTGAAGGCCAATTATACCATCGAATTTGACCTGGTAGCTACCATACCCGACAAAGGTTATATTCCTGCCAACCTAACCTTCAGCCTTATCGATAATGGCAGGGGGCTATATGCATTGAGCAATTCTGAATTCAGACCAAATAATATGGTTGAATTCGACCTCGCACCTCGCAGGGGTTCTTCCCAAAGCCGTTTAAAGACGCTTGAAAAAGGCTCCCAAAAATTCCTTAGCAATGTAACCAGTATCCCCGGCTACCTGGAAAAAAGTTTCAGGGTGGTGCATTTTGCCATAAATATCCAGAAGGAACGGTTCAGGCTCTGGGTTGACCAGGAAAAAGTTTATGATATCCCCAGCATCATTCCTGCCGATGCCATTTTCAACCAGCTCAGGCTGAACATGAGCAGCACCAATTACACCAAGGACCAGACAGCTTTTTATGTATCCAATTTCAAACTTGCAGCAGGCGCACCGGATACCCGTAATAAATTACTGACAGAAGGGAAATTCGTAACCTCGGGCATTACTTTTAATGTAAACAGCGACCAGCTTACCGATGCATCTTTCGCCATTCTTAAAGAGATCGCTACAGTCATGAAGGAGAATCCAGAGGTGAAGATCAGGATAGTGGGCCATACCGATAGTGATGGGGATGCAGCAGCCAATTTGGAGCTATCAAAGAAAAGGGCCATCGCAGTAAAAAAGGCACTGGAAGCCAGCTTTTCCATTCCCACTGAAAGGATGGAAACCGATGGGAAAGGTGAAACTTTACCTGTTGGGGACAACAGCAAGCCGGAAGGCAAGGCCAACAACCGCAGGGTAGAATTCATAAAGTTATAA
- a CDS encoding SET domain-containing protein yields MNKRKEISTHDTWFSFEVKPSRIDGMGVFAKEPIPPHRKIGNLGGQVISIRAARQRVKQQKRVAMVEFGDGRALDASVNANQLRYVNHSCDPNTYMRVAYGRVEFYTLRRIRKGEEITCNYGETHHDGKLSCKCGSPNCKGRL; encoded by the coding sequence ATGAATAAACGAAAAGAAATATCCACCCACGATACCTGGTTCTCTTTTGAAGTAAAGCCCAGCCGGATAGATGGTATGGGGGTATTTGCCAAAGAACCCATTCCGCCGCACAGGAAAATCGGCAACCTGGGAGGACAGGTGATCAGCATCCGTGCAGCCCGCCAGCGGGTGAAGCAACAAAAACGGGTGGCCATGGTTGAGTTTGGCGACGGTCGCGCATTGGATGCTTCCGTAAATGCCAACCAACTGCGCTATGTCAACCATTCCTGCGATCCCAACACCTATATGAGGGTAGCCTATGGCAGGGTGGAATTCTATACATTGAGAAGGATCAGGAAGGGCGAAGAGATCACCTGTAATTATGGTGAAACGCATCATGACGGTAAACTTTCCTGCAAATGCGGAAGTCCAAATTGCAAAGGCAGATTATAA
- the cysM gene encoding cysteine synthase CysM, with product MAGILDLVGNTPIVALKHVIVNPNVTIYAKLEGNNPGGSVKDRAAYGMIKGALDRGELQPGIKLIEATSGNTGIALAMIASLFGVEIELVMPEDATRERVLSMQAFGAKVTLTPKELSMEGAIDYANARVAEGGYLMLNQFANPDNYWMHYRTTGPEIWRDTSGTVTHFVSAMGTTGTIMGTSRYLKEQNPSVQIVGCQPTDGSKIPGIRKWPEAYLPKIFDRSRVDRIMEVAEKDARIMAKRLAREEAIFSGMSSGGAVHAAVELSRELDKGVIVCIICDRGDRYLSSDLFD from the coding sequence ATGGCCGGAATCCTGGACCTGGTAGGCAACACGCCTATTGTAGCATTAAAGCATGTTATTGTAAACCCCAATGTGACCATCTACGCTAAGCTGGAAGGCAATAATCCGGGTGGCAGCGTGAAGGACAGGGCAGCCTATGGCATGATCAAAGGAGCCCTTGACCGTGGGGAGCTCCAACCAGGTATTAAATTGATTGAAGCTACCAGTGGCAATACAGGGATAGCCCTGGCCATGATCGCCAGCCTTTTCGGTGTGGAGATAGAACTGGTGATGCCAGAGGACGCAACCAGGGAAAGGGTTTTAAGCATGCAGGCCTTTGGCGCCAAAGTAACACTGACCCCTAAGGAGTTATCCATGGAAGGAGCCATAGATTACGCCAATGCGAGGGTGGCAGAAGGCGGATACCTGATGCTCAACCAGTTTGCCAATCCAGACAATTACTGGATGCATTACCGGACCACTGGTCCGGAGATCTGGCGCGACACTTCCGGAACGGTGACCCATTTCGTTTCTGCGATGGGAACAACCGGGACCATCATGGGAACTTCAAGGTACCTTAAGGAGCAAAATCCTTCTGTTCAGATCGTTGGCTGCCAACCCACCGATGGCTCCAAAATACCTGGCATCCGTAAATGGCCGGAAGCCTACCTTCCCAAAATCTTCGATCGCAGCAGGGTTGACAGGATCATGGAGGTAGCGGAAAAGGATGCACGCATCATGGCCAAAAGACTGGCCAGGGAAGAAGCCATCTTCAGTGGCATGAGCAGCGGAGGAGCCGTCCATGCTGCAGTTGAACTATCGCGGGAACTGGACAAGGGCGTGATCGTCTGCATCATTTGTGATCGTGGTGACCGTTACCTTTCCTCGGACCTTTTCGATTAA
- a CDS encoding DUF4878 domain-containing protein — protein MKRLFLSLLIGGALLAMTACSGEASFKKAEDAQDAGREFIRASLDGNMKKAEFYLLKDSTNTMLFNKWKNDFYNKLSTEERMNYQQANILPTEIVNVNDSTVSFSYTNTYKNKDTTTVRIVRVNGEWLVDFKDVH, from the coding sequence ATGAAGCGACTATTTTTATCCTTACTTATTGGCGGAGCATTATTAGCCATGACAGCATGTTCCGGCGAAGCATCTTTCAAGAAAGCTGAAGATGCCCAGGATGCCGGCCGGGAATTCATCAGGGCCTCCTTAGATGGGAACATGAAAAAAGCGGAGTTCTATTTACTGAAGGACTCTACCAATACCATGCTCTTCAACAAATGGAAGAACGACTTCTACAATAAGCTGAGCACAGAAGAAAGGATGAACTACCAACAGGCGAATATCCTTCCTACTGAAATCGTGAATGTGAATGATTCCACCGTCAGCTTCAGCTACACCAACACCTACAAGAACAAGGATACCACTACGGTAAGGATTGTGAGGGTGAATGGTGAGTGGCTGGTTGATTTCAAAGACGTGCACTAG
- a CDS encoding amidohydrolase family protein translates to MAAFFRVALVTFLHLCSNLPVFSQPRPYLVKGATIIDVRNGQLVKGMVVEIRDGRIASIGDPQMVERKYKGQVIDATGLYMMPGLWDNHMHFGGGDTLIEENKWLLPLYLAHGVTAVRDCAADISPSVLQWRELINQGNLQGPRIFTSGPKLEGINSIWKGDLEVGTKAEMLTALDSLQKLKVDFVKITDNTMKPDLYLEAIKATRARGWKITGHIPASLTLTEVSDAGLSAIEHMTYLLRAGAPDEKLVAKLASEGKLQGRAMNVYLLENFDTARASSLFARLAANGTAVVPTLVISHNGAYFDKEDHSGDDYLQYIGNGLKRTYEWRVQRAAQDSPEAIYLRHQVFEKAAALLPLVQKSGMKIIAGTDAGYLNSYDYPGIGLHQELAYYVQYGLTPLEAIQASVVNGPAFMGRSTDYGSVEKGKVADLLLLSANPLDDITNTQKISAIIRNGVYIDRKQMDKMLEEIKAKVKAGQ, encoded by the coding sequence ATGGCAGCATTTTTCAGGGTAGCACTGGTAACCTTCCTTCATTTATGCAGTAACCTTCCCGTTTTTTCACAGCCAAGGCCTTACCTGGTGAAGGGGGCCACTATCATAGATGTCCGGAATGGACAATTGGTAAAAGGAATGGTTGTGGAGATCAGGGATGGCAGGATCGCGTCCATTGGGGATCCCCAAATGGTGGAAAGAAAATACAAAGGCCAGGTGATTGACGCGACCGGCCTGTATATGATGCCAGGATTATGGGATAACCACATGCATTTTGGTGGTGGGGATACGCTGATCGAGGAAAACAAATGGCTGCTTCCCTTATACCTGGCTCATGGTGTGACTGCTGTTCGTGATTGTGCCGCCGATATCAGCCCCTCGGTCCTGCAATGGAGGGAACTGATCAATCAGGGGAATTTGCAGGGGCCGAGGATCTTTACTTCCGGACCCAAACTGGAAGGCATCAATTCCATCTGGAAAGGTGACCTGGAGGTCGGTACAAAGGCTGAAATGCTGACCGCTTTGGATTCCCTGCAAAAACTCAAAGTGGACTTTGTAAAGATCACGGACAATACCATGAAGCCTGATCTATACCTTGAAGCCATTAAAGCCACAAGGGCAAGGGGATGGAAAATTACCGGCCATATTCCTGCAAGCCTTACGCTGACCGAAGTGAGCGATGCCGGACTTTCTGCTATTGAGCACATGACCTATTTGCTGAGGGCAGGTGCGCCTGATGAAAAGTTGGTGGCCAAACTGGCCAGTGAAGGGAAATTGCAGGGCCGGGCCATGAATGTTTACCTGTTGGAAAATTTTGATACGGCACGTGCATCTTCATTATTTGCAAGGCTCGCTGCCAATGGTACTGCTGTAGTTCCTACACTGGTGATCAGTCACAATGGCGCTTACTTTGACAAGGAAGACCATTCCGGGGATGATTATCTCCAATACATTGGCAATGGCTTGAAGCGTACTTATGAATGGCGGGTACAAAGGGCTGCCCAGGATTCGCCGGAGGCCATTTACCTTCGGCACCAGGTATTTGAAAAAGCTGCTGCCTTATTGCCACTGGTTCAGAAAAGCGGAATGAAGATCATAGCCGGTACGGATGCAGGCTACCTTAATTCTTACGATTATCCTGGCATTGGCTTGCATCAGGAACTGGCGTACTATGTGCAATATGGACTGACGCCATTGGAAGCCATCCAGGCTTCTGTTGTCAACGGGCCTGCATTCATGGGGAGGTCCACCGATTATGGATCGGTAGAAAAGGGAAAGGTGGCCGATCTCCTTTTGCTCAGTGCCAATCCACTGGATGACATTACCAATACCCAAAAGATTTCGGCAATTATCAGGAATGGGGTTTACATCGATCGCAAACAAATGGATAAAATGCTGGAAGAAATAAAGGCAAAAGTAAAGGCCGGGCAGTGA
- the crcB gene encoding fluoride efflux transporter CrcB, with product MLRNFLLVGLGGMTGSVLRYAFSLLFKGSTFPIATFTVNLAGSFAIGLVMAYFSRNSGTDQSLRLLLATGLCGGFTTFSTFSLENLQLLKDGQYSTALLYIAASLVVGIAATAFGFFFTKII from the coding sequence ATGCTCAGGAACTTTCTACTGGTTGGGCTAGGCGGCATGACAGGCTCTGTACTCAGGTATGCTTTTAGTCTCCTGTTCAAGGGTTCAACTTTCCCCATCGCCACCTTTACGGTCAACCTGGCCGGCTCCTTTGCCATAGGCCTGGTAATGGCTTATTTTTCCAGGAATAGCGGCACAGACCAAAGCCTGAGGTTGCTTTTGGCAACAGGCCTTTGCGGGGGCTTTACTACATTCTCCACTTTTAGCCTGGAGAACCTTCAATTACTAAAAGATGGCCAGTACTCCACTGCCCTGTTGTATATTGCAGCCTCATTGGTAGTTGGTATTGCAGCCACGGCCTTTGGATTTTTTTTCACCAAAATCATTTAA
- a CDS encoding C40 family peptidase, with protein MENYSVHIPVVAICPMRGAADHRAEMTSQLLLGEPVEVIDEQKGEWLLVRSLHDGYEGWCQKVQLAKVSGDLPQLAGYEQGKTGMVNVNGQPIIIMKGTPVYQGSIKAGPYQLEFPLRDIDDPVGLMPNDALVKKHAMDYLNSSYLWGGRSVYGIDCSGLTQMVYRQLGVALLRDAQMQAAEGESVGFLQEARCGDLAFFDEPDGRITHVGILLNEQEIIHSSGVVRIDPIDHEGIIHRELGKRTHKLRVIKRYW; from the coding sequence ATGGAGAACTATTCAGTGCACATTCCAGTGGTTGCCATTTGTCCTATGCGTGGGGCCGCCGATCATCGGGCAGAGATGACCAGCCAGTTGTTATTGGGTGAACCTGTTGAAGTGATTGATGAACAGAAAGGGGAGTGGTTGCTGGTGAGGTCCCTGCACGATGGGTACGAGGGCTGGTGCCAGAAGGTACAACTGGCGAAGGTTTCAGGGGACTTGCCCCAACTGGCAGGGTATGAGCAAGGCAAGACCGGTATGGTTAACGTTAATGGTCAACCGATAATTATTATGAAAGGTACACCGGTTTACCAGGGTAGTATCAAGGCTGGTCCTTATCAGTTGGAGTTTCCTCTCCGGGATATTGATGATCCAGTTGGTTTGATGCCCAATGATGCGTTAGTGAAGAAGCATGCAATGGATTACCTGAATAGTTCCTACCTCTGGGGTGGCAGGTCGGTATATGGAATTGATTGCAGTGGATTGACCCAGATGGTGTACCGGCAACTGGGGGTTGCTTTGCTACGCGATGCCCAAATGCAGGCTGCTGAAGGGGAGTCGGTTGGTTTTCTTCAGGAAGCCCGTTGCGGCGACCTTGCTTTTTTCGATGAACCGGATGGTCGCATCACCCACGTAGGTATTCTGTTGAATGAACAGGAGATCATCCATTCTTCTGGCGTGGTAAGGATCGATCCAATTGACCATGAAGGAATCATTCACCGTGAACTTGGAAAGAGGACCCATAAGTTGAGGGTGATCAAGCGCTATTGGTGA